From a single Callithrix jacchus isolate 240 chromosome 5, calJac240_pri, whole genome shotgun sequence genomic region:
- the LOC100393047 gene encoding keratin-associated protein 2-1-like yields the protein MYGSCCGSTFSSLSCGGGCCQPCCCRDPCCCRPVTCQTTVCRPVTCVPRCTRPICEPCRRPVCCDPCCLQEGCCRPITCCPTSCTSVVCRPCCWTTTCCQPVSVQSPCCRPPCGQPAPCSTTCRTSPCC from the coding sequence ATGTACGGCTCCTGCTGCGGATCCACCTTCTCCTCCCTGAGCTGCGGGGGAGGCTGCTGCCAGCCCTGCTGCTGCCGCGACCCCTGCTGCTGCCGCCCCGTGACCTGCCAGACCACCGTGTGCCGCCCCGTGACCTGCGTGCCCCGCTGCACGCGCCCCATCTGCGAGCCCTGCCGCCGCCCAGTGTGCTGCGACCCCTGCTGCCTGCAGGAAGGCTGCTGCCGCCCCATCACCTGCTGCCCCACGTCGTGCACCTCTGTGGTCTGCAGGCCCTGCTGCTGGACCACCACCTGCTGCCAGCCTGTGTCAGTGCAGTCCCCCTGCTGCCGGCCCCCCTGCGGCCAGCCGGCCCCTTGCAGCACCACCTGCAGGACCTCCCCCTGCTGCTGA
- the LOC100387001 gene encoding keratin-associated protein 1-1-like, with protein sequence MVCCQNTCCGFPSCTTSGTCGSSCCQPSCCQTSFCGFPSCSTGGTCGSSCCQPSCCQTSCCQPSCCQTSSCGTSCGIGGSIGCGQEGGCGAVSTRIRWCRPDCRAEDTCLPACCVASCTPPSCCQLHHAQASCCRPSYCGQSCCRPVCCYSCCEPTC encoded by the coding sequence ATGGTCTGCTGTCAGAACACCTGCTGCGGATTTCCCAGCTGCACCACCAGTGGGACCTGTGGCTCCAGCTGCTGCCAGCCAAGCTGCTGCCAGACCAGCTTCTGTGGATTTCCCAGCTGCTCCACTGGTGGGACCTGTGGCTCCAGCTGCTGCCAGCCAAGCTGCTGCCAGACCAGCTGCTGCCAACCAAGCTGCTGCCAGACCAGCTCCTGCGGAACCAGCTGTGGCATTGGTGGTAGCATCGGCTGTGGCCAGGAGGGCGGCTGTGGAGCTGTGAGCACCCGTATCAGGTGGTGCCGCCCAGACTGCCGTGCAGAGGACACCTGCCTGCCCGCCTGCTGTGTGGCAAGCTGCACACCCCCATCCTGCTGCCAGCTGCACCATGCCCAGGCCTCCTGCTGCCGCCCATCCTACTGTGGACAGTCCTGCTGCCGCCCAGTCTGTTGCTACTCGTGCTGTGAGCCCACCTGTTGA
- the LOC103793323 gene encoding keratin-associated protein 1-3 produces the protein MACCQNTCCGFPSCSTGATCGSSCCQPSCCQTSFCGFPSCSTSGTCGSSCCQPSCCQTSCCQPSCCQTSFCGFPSCSTSGTCGSSCCQPSCCQTSCCGTGCGIGGSIGCGQEGGCGAVSTRIRWCRPDCRAEGTCLPPCCVVSCTPPSCCQLHHAQASCCRPSYCGQSGCRPVCCYSCCGPTC, from the coding sequence ATGGCCTGCTGTCAGAACACCTGCTGTGGATTTCCCAGCTGCTCCACCGGTGCGACCTGCGGCTCCAGCTGCTGCCAGCCAAGCTGCTGCCAGACCAGCTTCTGCGGATTTCCCAGCTGCTCCACTAGTGGGACCTGCGGCTCCAGCTGCTGCCAGCCAAGCTGCTGTCAGACCAGCTGCTGCCAGCCAAGCTGCTGCCAGACCAGCTTCTGTGGATTTCCCAGCTGCTCAACCAGTGGGACCTGCGGCTCCAGCTGCTGCCAGCCAAGCTGCTGCCAGACCAGCTGCTGCGGAACCGGCTGTGGCATTGGTGGTAGCATCGGCTGTGGCCAGGAGGGTGGCTGTGGAGCTGTGAGCACCCGTATCAGGTGGTGCCGCCCAGACTGCCGTGCAGAAGGCACCTGCCTGCCCCCCTGCTGTGTGGTGAGCTGCACACCCCCATCCTGCTGCCAGCTGCACCATGCCCAGGCCTCCTGCTGCCGCCCATCCTACTGTGGACAGTCCGGCTGCCGCCCAGTCTGCTGCTACTCCTGCTGTGGGCCCACCTGCTAA
- the LOC100393412 gene encoding keratin-associated protein 2-1, protein MCGSCCGSTFSSLSCGGGCCQPCCCRDPCCCRPVTCQTTVCRPVTCVPRCTRPICEPCRRPVCCDPCCLQEGCCRPITCCPTSCTSVVCRPCCWTTTCCQPVSVQSPCCRPPCGQPAPCSTTCRTSPCC, encoded by the coding sequence ATGTGCGGCTCCTGCTGCGGATCCACCTTCTCCTCCCTGAGCTGCGGGGGAGGCTGCTGCCAGCCCTGCTGCTGCCGCGACCCCTGCTGCTGCCGCCCCGTGACCTGCCAGACCACCGTGTGCCGCCCCGTGACCTGCGTGCCCCGCTGCACGCGCCCCATCTGCGAGCCCTGCCGCCGCCCAGTGTGCTGCGACCCCTGCTGCCTGCAGGAAGGCTGCTGCCGCCCCATCACCTGCTGCCCCACGTCGTGCACCTCTGTGGTCTGCAGGCCCTGCTGCTGGACCACCACCTGCTGCCAGCCTGTGTCAGTGCAGTCCCCCTGCTGCCGGCCCCCCTGCGGCCAGCCGGCCCCTTGCAGCACCACCTGCAGGACCTCCCCCTGCTGCTGA